In Lactuca sativa cultivar Salinas chromosome 5, Lsat_Salinas_v11, whole genome shotgun sequence, the DNA window CCGCGCCTCCACCACCCCACGGCGGCGAAATCAGACCCCATCCTGGTGTTCCACTGCGATTATCCGATCCGTAACCAGCTTTATTTTGTCGGCTACAATGATGACCACGGTGGTGATAAGATTGTACGAAAGATATCCACACCCTTTTGTCGTTCCATGCCGGAATTCAACGTCGTGGGCTCTTGCAATGGCTTATTGTGTTTGTCCGATTCACTTTATGGTGACCCGGTCTACGTGTTCAACCCGTTCACAAGAAACCACATCGAGCTACCAAAATCCAAACAGTTTCAAGACCAAGAAGTAGTATTCGGATTCGGGTTTCACCCTCTTACAAACGAATACAAGGTTGTTAGGATCGTATACTACAGAACCCCACGTAAGTTAACTCGAAACAACAGGAGTTACCCTAAATCCGAGGTTCACGTCTTGACCATTGGCCAACAAGATTCCAACACGTGGAGATGCCTAGGGAAAGTACCTTATCAACTAGACAGGCAAGCTAAAGAAGTAGTAGCGGTTAACGGGCGGCTCCATTTTGTGAGCCGCCCGGGCCGCCTGGGCGGGCTTCCAGGCCGAACGATTGTTTCGTTCGACCTGAAAGACGAGCAGTTCAAACTCGTCTCGAAGCCTGTCAACAGGAGCAACTACCACCTCGCGGTGATTGAAGGGTGTCTGGCGGCGGCGGTGTCGTGTGGATACGGGAAGTTGGAGATTTGGGTGATGAAGGAATACGATGTGAAAGAGTCGTGGGTGAAGCGTTTTGATATCCATGGGGCTTATCTTGCAAAATTCCCGAGTCATAGTCATGATTATGGGATATGGCGTAAAGCAATGCATGAGAAGATGGTTAGGGTTTTGTGTGTGTTGAAGAA includes these proteins:
- the LOC111918680 gene encoding F-box protein At3g07870 — encoded protein: MGSSFQDEPRNKKPKLADEEEKTGILIKNHPSGFEILPRDLLLDVLTRLPISSLMQFRFVSRSCHALSHDPELPRLHHPTAAKSDPILVFHCDYPIRNQLYFVGYNDDHGGDKIVRKISTPFCRSMPEFNVVGSCNGLLCLSDSLYGDPVYVFNPFTRNHIELPKSKQFQDQEVVFGFGFHPLTNEYKVVRIVYYRTPRKLTRNNRSYPKSEVHVLTIGQQDSNTWRCLGKVPYQLDRQAKEVVAVNGRLHFVSRPGRLGGLPGRTIVSFDLKDEQFKLVSKPVNRSNYHLAVIEGCLAAAVSCGYGKLEIWVMKEYDVKESWVKRFDIHGAYLAKFPSHSHDYGIWRKAMHEKMVRVLCVLKNGEILMEYRGGSLVKYDPKWKEFKDVVFHGMPKLFQTIVHVGSLNWTHTPIYN